The following is a genomic window from Vibrio sinaloensis.
TATCGATCTCGCTGGGGAATACTTCGATCAGAGCAAAATGGTGCTCGGAGTAAATAGCGCGCAGTTGTTGCTGGCGTTTGGTGTCGACCTCGCCATGATCGCTGCCCCAGTACTGTAGATAAACTTTTCCGCTTGGCAGATAGAAGTCGCTGAGTACGTCATCCTCAATCGGCAATTGTCGGTCATAGGCATGAACAATCCCGTTCATGTACAGCCAGTTATCTATCTTGAGCTCTCCCTTGGAGCGTACATAATGGCCGTCAAGGGTTCGGTGCTTGGCCTCGAATTTTTGCCTAAAACTCGACAGCGACTTATCGGTGGCATGAGCCTCGGCATCTTGGCCGGAGAACTCGATCACCGATTGTTTAAGGCGTTTGTTGCGAATGATAGAGTCGTGCCACACCACAAAAAATTGACCACTCTCTTGGTCTTCGCGCTTATATCCACCCACGCTGAGTCCGGATAGGGTGACGTGCCAACCATCGTCCTTCTTACTGATCCAGCCAAGCTCTTGCAGCAGTTGGTTGACTTTTTTGGCGCTCAGCGTGAATCGTTGACCGATTTGGGTCGCACTTAAGGTTTTGCCACTGGTAGCGGTGAGATCGACAAGTAAGTTTTTGGGCCAAACAATAAAGGGACCAAATTTGGGGTGCTCGATCACTTCACCACCAAACTTTCGTCCCAATTCTGTAAGCAGCCAGTTGTCGTCAGCACGGTTGATGTAACCTGCAGATTTTAAGTCGCTAAATAGCTGTTTGGGTTCAATATCGCGAAGTTTGGCTAACGCAGTGGTCGAGATTTTGTCGGACATAAGCACCTCTTAATCGTTGGCTCTATTGTTCGACCAACAGTGCTCTAAATCAAGTAGATTCAAATCCTTGCCAGCCAAAGTGTGACTGGCAAGGGAGGGGGCTTACTCACCTTCGGCAAAGAAAATCGCCATAGAGGCGGGGGCAACCAGAACTTGTTTGTGGTCTATAGTTTGGTGCAGATCGTGACTGTCGGTGTTACAGATCATGGTCCAACTGTTTTTGTTTTCCGGTAAGGTGAAGCGAGCCGGAGCATTGGTTTGGTTAATACAGTAAAACAGTTCATTGCCCGCTTCACCAATACCGAGGTGCAGAGCGACCGAACTCAGTTGATTCCAGTCGTCGTGCTCCATAAAGCTGCCATCAATACGACGCCAGAAAATACGATTGTGGTTGCGTTTCTTGCCACTAAAGGCGCGAATAAATGGCAGCATGTACTGCTGACGTGCTTGCACCATATCGGCAAGCCACGTCTTAAAGCGTTGCTTATTGTCACTGATTTGCCAGTTAAGCCAGCTCACTTCGTTGTCTTGGCAGTAGGCGTTGTTGTTGCCTTGTTGAGTGTGAGAAAGCACGTCGGCGGTGAGAATGTGCGGAATACCAAAAGCAAACAGTAGGCTAGCCATAAAATTACGCTTTTGCTTCTCGCGTTTCTCAATGATCAATGGGTTTTCAGTCTCGCCCTCAACACCATAGTTGTCAGAGCGGTTGTCACCATGACCATCTCGGTTTTGCTCGCCGTTTGCTTCATTGTGTTTATGTTTGTAGGAGACCAGATCCTGCATACAGAACCCGTCGTGATAGGTAATGTAGTTCACCGTCAGCTTATATGGCCAGTTGGCCGCGCTATACAGATCGCGCGAGCCCATCAATCGGGTGGCGAACTCTTTGAGGAAACCTTGATCACCGCGCCAGAAGCTGCGAGTAATGTCTCGCAAGCGGTCATTACATTCGTTCCAGCCAAACGGGAAGTTGCCGACTTGATAACCGTTGGGGCCAATGTCCCAAGGTTCGGCGATCAATTTGACCTGCTGCAGGACAGGGTCTTGCGCAACGGCCTTAAAGAAGCCTGCATCGGGGCTGAAATGTTCGCCATGACGGCCCAAGGTCGCCGCCAAATCGAAGCGGAAACCGTCAATCTGATACTCGGTTGCCCAGTAACGCAGTGTGTCCATGACCAGATTCATCGCCGGTTGATAAGCAAGATCGACAGTATTGCCGCAGCCAGTGAAGTTGGCGTAGTGCTCACCATGTTTAATGTAAAAACGCTTATCCAGCGCCTTTAAATTAAACACAGGGCCATCAGCGCCGCCTTCTGCGGTGTGGTTGTAGACCACATCGAGGATCACTTCGATGCCATGACGGTGTAGTTCACGAATCGCGGTTTTGAGCTCTTTCACCGCACTCTTTTCTGCGTATCTTGGGTCAGGGACCATAAACAGGTAAGGGTTATAACCCCAGTAATTGACCTTGTTCATTTTGAGTAAATGTGGCTCATGCATACAGGCGGCGATGGGCAACAGCTGCAATGTATTGATGTTTTGCTGCTTGTAGAAAGCCAACATTTCTGAGCTGATAAGGCCCAAGTAGCAGCCTTGGTGGCTTGGGCTAACATTGGGATTGAGCTTGGTTACCCCTTTGACATGAGTCTCGAATACCACCATCTCTTCGCGCGGGCGATTAGGTTTAGTCACCCCTTGCCAGTCAAACGCGTCATCCACGACTACACATTTTGCCAGTTGGAAACTTTTTTCAGAACTAAACGGGAGTTCATATTGCAGTGGCTTGTCGAGCGCTTTGGCATACGGGTCTGAGATAAAGTGCGCTTTCCCTTTGACCTGAGCAATATAGCCGTAGCGTTGGCCCGCTTTAACGTTCTCTAAGTAGGTATGTTTAATCCCAGCGTACTCGCCTTGGAGAGGGTAGGTTTTAAACTCGCCGCTAGCTTCAAACAGGGCGAGCTTTATCTCATGTGCCTGAGGCGCATAGATAGAGAAGTTACACCCTTGGCTATCTGGCGTCGCCCCTAAAGGGTATGGACGTGAACACTGCATCTTAATAACTTATTGATATGGTTTCTTACTAAAATATTAGTAAATAGTGTTGTGTGAATTAGGTCAAGCTCCATGATAAAAAAACGTTTTGTAATAAACTTTCAATATTTGGCTGTTTGATAGATAAACAGTGAGCAGTCTGACATTTTGTAGCACTATTTTTTTCCTCTTTGGTTTTTCTCCTCCCTACTTTTGTGACAAAGCAAAGAAAAACACCATAGGGTATGATTTCTCCTCCTTTCTCATCCCCCCCGAATATTTCTCATCTGGAGGATTTTTAGCCTCTACTCCCCAGTTAATCTGGCCGCAGTTGAAACAAACGGGGACGAGGGCAAATGCTCAACTCCCATCTTACCTCTCTTTTATTACGAGTCTGTTTCTGCCTTTACAGAGTCAAGAGCGAGAGAGCAAAGAAAGAATAATAAACCCTAAATGGAGTTAATAATGAAAAAAGTAAGTGTAATTGCTGCTGCAGTGGCTGCGACTCTAGCTGCTGGCTCAGCTTTCGCGGTAGATTTTAACGGTTATATGCGTGCGGGTACTGGAATCAGTGCTAACAGCGGCTCTGATGTTTCTGTTAACAAAAACGGTATTGGCCGTTTAGGCAACGAAAACGACAACTACTCTGAGTTTGGTTTTGCGGAAGAGCTAAAAACCGGCGAGCAAACCTGGCGCCTTGAATCAATGATTGCAGCAGGCCGCGATGGTAAGAAGGGTTGGGAAGATGGTGATGTAAACATTGCACAATTTGCTGTAAAAGCAAAAGGTGTGTTGGCATTCGACCGTGATGCAACACTTTGGGCGGGTAAAACGTACTACCAACGTAAAGATATCCATATTACCGATTTCTACTTCTTGAACACGTCAGGTACTGGTGGTGGTATCGAGAATATTTCTCTTGGTA
Proteins encoded in this region:
- a CDS encoding glycerol kinase; its protein translation is MSDKISTTALAKLRDIEPKQLFSDLKSAGYINRADDNWLLTELGRKFGGEVIEHPKFGPFIVWPKNLLVDLTATSGKTLSATQIGQRFTLSAKKVNQLLQELGWISKKDDGWHVTLSGLSVGGYKREDQESGQFFVVWHDSIIRNKRLKQSVIEFSGQDAEAHATDKSLSSFRQKFEAKHRTLDGHYVRSKGELKIDNWLYMNGIVHAYDRQLPIEDDVLSDFYLPSGKVYLQYWGSDHGEVDTKRQQQLRAIYSEHHFALIEVFPSEIDKLDDLLPARLREFGIKAY
- the glgX gene encoding glycogen debranching protein GlgX, producing the protein MQCSRPYPLGATPDSQGCNFSIYAPQAHEIKLALFEASGEFKTYPLQGEYAGIKHTYLENVKAGQRYGYIAQVKGKAHFISDPYAKALDKPLQYELPFSSEKSFQLAKCVVVDDAFDWQGVTKPNRPREEMVVFETHVKGVTKLNPNVSPSHQGCYLGLISSEMLAFYKQQNINTLQLLPIAACMHEPHLLKMNKVNYWGYNPYLFMVPDPRYAEKSAVKELKTAIRELHRHGIEVILDVVYNHTAEGGADGPVFNLKALDKRFYIKHGEHYANFTGCGNTVDLAYQPAMNLVMDTLRYWATEYQIDGFRFDLAATLGRHGEHFSPDAGFFKAVAQDPVLQQVKLIAEPWDIGPNGYQVGNFPFGWNECNDRLRDITRSFWRGDQGFLKEFATRLMGSRDLYSAANWPYKLTVNYITYHDGFCMQDLVSYKHKHNEANGEQNRDGHGDNRSDNYGVEGETENPLIIEKREKQKRNFMASLLFAFGIPHILTADVLSHTQQGNNNAYCQDNEVSWLNWQISDNKQRFKTWLADMVQARQQYMLPFIRAFSGKKRNHNRIFWRRIDGSFMEHDDWNQLSSVALHLGIGEAGNELFYCINQTNAPARFTLPENKNSWTMICNTDSHDLHQTIDHKQVLVAPASMAIFFAEGE